From the Natrinema amylolyticum genome, the window CGAAAGACGCTCATGGCCCAGGATTTCGGCGTCGAGAGGGTCGTCGACAAGGACGACCTCGAGTTGCCCGTCGCCCCGGTCGATCGCATCGCCAGGCTGGAGATCGACGATCGCTACCGCGTTTCGATGGACGCCCGCGTCGCGTTGGCCGACATCCTCGAGGACTACGCGGACAACGTCGCGCAGGCGGCCGCGATCCTCGCACACCACGCCGACCGGCGAACGATCACCGAGGACGACATCGAGACGTACTTCTCGTTGTTCGAGTGAGCAGATGCAGTTCGGCTACAGCGAGCTCTGTCTCGCACACGACCCCGGTTCGCGCCATCCAGAGTCGCCGGACCGGCTACGAGCGATCCGGAAGCGACTGAAGAAGAAACACGGCGTCGAGTACGTCGAGGCCGATCCCTGCGACCTCGACCGGATGGCGGCCGTCCACGAGCGCGAGTACCTCGAGTCGGTCCGCGAGTTCTGTGCCGACGGCGGCGGCAGCTGGGACCCCGATACGGCCGCCGTCGAGGAAACGTGGGAGGCGGCCCGCCGGAGCGCCGGGCTCGCCTGCTGGGCCGCCGAGGAAGCTCTGGAGGGCGCGACCGGTCGCGACACGCCGTTCTCGATCGGGCGCCCTCCGGGGCACCACGCCGTCTACGACAACGCGATGGGGTTCTGTTTCGTCAATAACGCGGCCGTCGCGGCCCAGCACGCGCTCGACCACGACGCGTTCGACGTCGATCGAGTCGCGATCCTCGACTGGGACGTCCACCACGGCAACGGCACGCAGGACATCTTCTACGACAGGGGCGACGTCTTCTTCGTCTCGCTTCACGAACAGGGACTCTATCCCGGCACCGGCGACGTCGACGAAATCGGCGAGGGCGAGGGCGAAGGCACGACGATGAACATCCCGATGCCGGCCGGAACGGACGACCGCGAGTATCTGGCCGCGCTCGAGGGACCGATCACCGCCGCGCTCACCGATTTCGATCCGGATCTGCTGCTGATCAGCGCCGGCTTCGACGCCCACCGCCACGACCCGATTTCCCGGATCCGCCTCTCGACGGAGGCCTACGCCCTGATGAGCGATCGGGTCCGATCGCTCGCCGCGGACACCGACGCCGCACTGGCGTTCGTTCTCGAGGGCGGCTACGGGCTGGACGTTCTCGCCGACAGCGTCGCGCTCGTTCACGAGACCTTCGACGGCCGCGAACCGATCGAACCCGACGACGAACCCGGCGACGAAGCGGCGTCGGCACTCGAGGACGTTATCGACGCACACGACCTCGACGTCACTCCGGACGATTTCTAGACGCCGTCGGAACCGGCCTCAGGGGCGCGGCGCGAAGTAGTCCCCGAGTTCCCGTCCGAACTCCTCGAGCAGGACAGTGACTTCGTCATCGACCAGCACCTCGTAGCCGTCCTCGAGCGTCGTTTCGACGTGCGCACCGAGCCCTACGTCGAAGAGCCGATCGCTCTCGAGGAACTCGCGTGCACTGGTGAATTCTCGGTCGCGCTCGGTGACGTAACGGTCGCCCTCGATGAAGGGACCATAGGCGTCGGGGTCGTCCGCGTACGCGTCGTAGAATCCGTTCGCATGGTCGCGGACGTGGACCGGCGGTCCCTCGTGACGCTCGACTGCGGGGCGCTCGCTGACAGCGAGCTCGGCGAAGACGACGGCGGTCTCGCCGGCGATCGCCGTCGCTCGAAAGACATCGAAGCCGCGATCGTCCAGCCCCTGGGTGATTCCCTCGAGCGATTTCTGGAGTTGCGGGTAGAGCTGATCCTCGACGAGATCGGGGGCCTCGAACCGGACGGCCACGGGGGTAGTGGCCCGGCGCTCGAGGTGCGCACGGAGCTCCGATTCGGTCAGCGGTTCCGGCTCGTCCGGTTCGAAGGGATCGACCCGGGGTGACTCGAGGAGTTCCCGAGCGTAGTGCTGGAAGCGGGCGACGTTCGCCCGCGAACAGACGGCGGCGACGTTTCGCTCAGGGTCTGTCGGGTCGATGACGATCAGCGGATCGTCGAACGGGAGGTCGGCGTCGCCGACCGCTGTGTCTCGAGACGCTTCTGCCGATTTGTGTCCATGCGCGTGATCCTCGGGATCGATTTCGACCGGTGGCCGCCAGTCGGCCGCGGCCTCGAGCAGCGGCCGGAAGCCGCCGTACTCGCAGACGAGCAGTTCGGTCAGATAGCCGCTGAACCCTCGCGTCCGGAGGTCGCTGCCGTAGACGCCGATTCCCTTGAGGAACTGCTTGGTGACGCGAACCTCTTCGGTGAGGTCGTCGTCGAGTCGTTGTTTGAGGTACTGGGTGTGAAACGGCGTGCGATCGACTGCCGATCGAATCTCGGTGGCCGACTCGAGCCGAAAACAGGGCACGATGTCGATGTCGAACCCCTCGATTTCGCCTTTGACGTAGGGATGTTCGGCGTACTCCTCGTGGCCCTCGGGCAGCGTCGCGTGACCGACCTCGAGGCCGTACTCCTCTAACGTTTCGCGGTCGAGCGCCGGCGGAAAGCGAACGAAGATGTCGATATCACGGTCGCCGCTGATCCACGTGTCGCGGGCGGTCGAGCCGACCTGCAAGACGTCGGCGTCGGAACACAGCTCCCTCGCCACCGTTTCGGCCCGGTCCATGAGCCGCTCGGCGACCTCGCGGAGCCGCGTCCGTTCGTCTTCGTCCGGATCGACGCGATCGCGAATCTCGGTGACAACCCGCTCGAAGTCGCGATCACCGTCTCGCTCGTCGAACTCGTCACCCTCGTCAGCGCGGGACCTGCGCTGACTGCTCGTGGAACTGCGGTCAACGCCGTCGCCCTCCTCCTCGCTCATTGGGTGTGCGTACTCGAGCAGTGCGTGAAAGAGTATCGAACCCGATGCAGGCAAAACGAAAGTCCTATTAAATACACCCGACTACCAGAGGATGAGCCGAAGTAGCTCAGATGGTAGAGCACCTCGCTGTTAACGAGGTTGTCCCAGGTTCGAGTCCTGGCTTCGGCGCTTCTTCCTGATTTACGGTACCAGAAGTAATATACTACTCGTAGTATCCTTTGCAGCCCGAATATGTAGACGACCCGAGGGCAGCCTGCAGTCATAGTTACCTTCGGTCCGCGATTGACGACGGCCGGGCGGAATCGCCGCGTCTCTCTCGGCCAGTCGGGGGAGGGATTATCGTGCTCCGCCAGTGACGTGAATGCATGACCAGCGATAGCGACGATCGACGGAGTACCGACGATCACGGTCACGACATCATCGATCCGCTCTACGTCGGGATCGTCACCGTCTCGAGCTCGCGCGCGGGCGAAGACGACCCGGACGATCCGGGCGGGGATACCATTCAGAACTGTTTCGAGGCCGCGGGCCACGAGGTTCGGGAGCGATCACTGGTCCGGGATGACTATTCGGCCATCCGGACCGCCGTCAGGGGTCTCGTCGCGCGTCAGGATATCGACGTCGTCTGTACCACCGGCGGTACCGGTGTCACCGTCGACGACGTCTCCCCCGAGGCAACATCATCCCTGTTCGAGCGGGAGCTGCCGGGCTTCGGCGAGTTGTTCCGCTCGCTCTCTTGGGACGAAGTCGGAACGCGAGCGATGGCCTCGCGCGCGACGGCAGGAATCGCCGTCGATACGCCCGTTTTCTGCCTGCCCGGGAGCAAAAGCGCCTGCCAAACCGCCTGCGAGGAGCTGATCGTCCCCGAGACGCCACACCTCGCGGGACTGGCGACGCGTCACCGGACCGGAACGACAGATCAGACGCTCGCGGAGTATCAGGAGGAGTAAG encodes:
- the cca gene encoding CCA tRNA nucleotidyltransferase, producing the protein MSEEEGDGVDRSSTSSQRRSRADEGDEFDERDGDRDFERVVTEIRDRVDPDEDERTRLREVAERLMDRAETVARELCSDADVLQVGSTARDTWISGDRDIDIFVRFPPALDRETLEEYGLEVGHATLPEGHEEYAEHPYVKGEIEGFDIDIVPCFRLESATEIRSAVDRTPFHTQYLKQRLDDDLTEEVRVTKQFLKGIGVYGSDLRTRGFSGYLTELLVCEYGGFRPLLEAAADWRPPVEIDPEDHAHGHKSAEASRDTAVGDADLPFDDPLIVIDPTDPERNVAAVCSRANVARFQHYARELLESPRVDPFEPDEPEPLTESELRAHLERRATTPVAVRFEAPDLVEDQLYPQLQKSLEGITQGLDDRGFDVFRATAIAGETAVVFAELAVSERPAVERHEGPPVHVRDHANGFYDAYADDPDAYGPFIEGDRYVTERDREFTSAREFLESDRLFDVGLGAHVETTLEDGYEVLVDDEVTVLLEEFGRELGDYFAPRP
- a CDS encoding histone deacetylase family protein, whose product is MQFGYSELCLAHDPGSRHPESPDRLRAIRKRLKKKHGVEYVEADPCDLDRMAAVHEREYLESVREFCADGGGSWDPDTAAVEETWEAARRSAGLACWAAEEALEGATGRDTPFSIGRPPGHHAVYDNAMGFCFVNNAAVAAQHALDHDAFDVDRVAILDWDVHHGNGTQDIFYDRGDVFFVSLHEQGLYPGTGDVDEIGEGEGEGTTMNIPMPAGTDDREYLAALEGPITAALTDFDPDLLLISAGFDAHRHDPISRIRLSTEAYALMSDRVRSLAADTDAALAFVLEGGYGLDVLADSVALVHETFDGREPIEPDDEPGDEAASALEDVIDAHDLDVTPDDF
- a CDS encoding histone — encoded protein: MNVELPFAPVDTIIRRNAGDLRVSADASKELATRIQEHGSELAIDAAEEATADGRKTLMAQDFGVERVVDKDDLELPVAPVDRIARLEIDDRYRVSMDARVALADILEDYADNVAQAAAILAHHADRRTITEDDIETYFSLFE
- a CDS encoding MogA/MoaB family molybdenum cofactor biosynthesis protein, giving the protein MTSDSDDRRSTDDHGHDIIDPLYVGIVTVSSSRAGEDDPDDPGGDTIQNCFEAAGHEVRERSLVRDDYSAIRTAVRGLVARQDIDVVCTTGGTGVTVDDVSPEATSSLFERELPGFGELFRSLSWDEVGTRAMASRATAGIAVDTPVFCLPGSKSACQTACEELIVPETPHLAGLATRHRTGTTDQTLAEYQEE